Sequence from the Pararhizobium gei genome:
GCCGGAGCAGCCGCCGGCTTACCAGCCCGACTGGGCCGAGCGCAGCGGCGACGACCGGATGCGGGACGCAGCGCTGCGGCATTTCGGGGCGGCAATCGATCCGGCGGCGATGCAGCCGGGCGATGTAATCCTGTTTCGGTGGCGGCCGGGCCTGCCGGCCAAGCATGCCGGTATTCTGAGTGCGCCCGAGCGGTTCATCCACGCCTATGAGCAGGCGTCTGTGATTGAATCGGCGCTGGTGCCGTCCTGGCGGCGGCGGATCGCCGGTGTTTTCCGTTTTCCCGAAAAGGTCTGACGCGCATGGCAACCCTTCTTCTGCAGGCGGCGGGTGCGGCACTTGGCGGCATCTTCGGGCCGGTCGGCGCGATCGTTGGCCGTGCGGCCGGCGCCCTGGCCGGTTCCGTCATCGATCGCTCGATCATCAACAGCACCAAGACCATTTCCGGTGCGCGGCTGGGGGATGCGCGCATCACCGGGGCTGACGAGGGGACAGCGATCACGCGCGCCTATGGCACGGTGCGGATCGGCGGGACGCTGATCTGGGCGACGCGGTTCGAGGAGGAGGTGCGTGTCGAGCGGCAGGGCGGCAAGGCGAGCGGGCCGAGGGTCGAGACTTTTCGGTACTATGCAAATTTCGCGCTGGGCATCTGCGAGGGCGAGATCGCCTGCGTGCGGCGGGTCTGGGCCGATGGCCGCGAGATCGACCTGAGCGATATCGAGATGCGGCTCTATCGCGGGACGCAGGATCAAATGCCCGATCCCTTGATAGAGGCCAAGCAAGGCGTGGGAAAGGCGCCTGCCTATCGCGGGCTCGCCTATGCGGTTTTCGAGCGGCTGCCGCTGGACGGATACGGCAATCGCATTCCGCTCATCCAGTTCGAGGTGCTGCGGCCAGTCGGGCGGCTGGAAAACATGATCCGGGCGGTGACGATCATCCCCGGATCGACGGAGCATGGCTATGATCCTGAGGTCGTCAAGGAGGAGACGGGGGCGGGCGCGCGCCGGCTGATCAACCGCAATGTCTTCCATGGATCGTCCGACTGGCAGGCGTCCATCGACGAATTGCAGGCGCTTTGCCCCAGTCTCGAAAGGGTGGCGCTCGTCGTTTCCTGGTTCGGCACCGATCTGAGGGCAGGCCAATGCCGGATCGTGCCCGGTGTCGAAACAGCGCATCGCGACGGCGAGAGCCGGCAATGGTCGGTGTCGGGACTGTCCCGCGCCGACGCGCTGCTCGTCAGCCAGAACGGTGGCGGGCCGGCCTATGGCGGGACGCCAAGCGATGCAAGCGTGGTGGCGGCGATCGCCGACCTCAAGTCAAGGGGACTGAAGGTCTATCTCTATCCCTTCGTGATGATGGACATACCCGCCGACAACACTTTGCCCGATCCCTATGGCGGGACCGGACAGCCGGCCTATCCCTGGCGCGGCCGCATCACGTCGCATCCGGCGCCCGGACGGCCCGGCACGGCCGACAAGACGGCTGCGGCGCGGACGCAGGTGGAGGAATTTTGCGGGAGTGCGGAGGCCGGGGATTTTTCCGTGTTCGGGACGTCCGTGACCTCGTCTGCCGAGGACGAGGGCTACCGGCGGCTCGTGCTGCATTATGCGCTTCTCAGTGCCGCGGCTGGAGGGGTTGACGGATTTATCATCGGTTCGGAACTGCGGGGACTGACACGGCTGCGCGACGGCGCGGGCGCGTTTCCCTTTGTCGAGCAACTGGTGTCGCTGGCGGGCGATGTCCGCGCGATCCTGGGACCTGAAACCAAGCTGACCTATGGCGCGGACTGGAGCGAGTATTTCGGTTATCATCCGCAGGATGGAACGAGTGAGGTTCACTACAATCTCGATCCGCTCTGGGCGTCGCCCGATATCGACGCTGTCGGCATCGACAATTACATGCCGCTGTCGGACTGGCGCGACGGCGACCTGTCCCTCGGCAACCCGGACGCGTTCCGGCTGGCAGAGGACCGGGATGCCATGGGTTCCATGGTCATGGCCGGCGAAGGCTATGACTGGTTCTACGCCAGCGAGGCGGATCGCCGGACACGCATGCGCACGCCGATCACTGACGGGCTTGCGGCAAAGCCCTGGGTCTACCGCTACAAGGATCTCGCGAGCTGGTGGGGACAGGCGCACCGCAACCGGACCGGCGGTGTGGAACAGCC
This genomic interval carries:
- a CDS encoding NlpC/P60 family protein, producing MTGGRFMCEGGGSAFAGRVVAQARTWIGTPYRHQASLKAVGCDCLGLVRGVWRDVYGEEPEQPPAYQPDWAERSGDDRMRDAALRHFGAAIDPAAMQPGDVILFRWRPGLPAKHAGILSAPERFIHAYEQASVIESALVPSWRRRIAGVFRFPEKV